One genomic window of Anaplasma centrale str. Israel includes the following:
- a CDS encoding holo-[acyl-carrier-protein] synthase yields the protein MIVGIGVDLVSVRRMQLLLERFGNRFTARAFSEVEIRDSLQYKNAHAVARHFAKRFAAKEAYVKAVGLGFGRGIEMRSVSVFNDALGKPRIAVSGSAEHNIELSLSDDGEYAVAFVVLHV from the coding sequence GTGATAGTCGGTATCGGAGTAGACTTAGTATCTGTCAGAAGAATGCAGCTGCTGCTGGAAAGGTTTGGCAACAGATTCACCGCTAGGGCATTTTCCGAGGTCGAAATACGTGATTCCCTGCAGTACAAAAATGCACACGCCGTGGCCAGGCACTTCGCTAAAAGATTTGCAGCGAAAGAAGCATACGTAAAAGCAGTTGGGCTTGGGTTCGGACGTGGAATAGAAATGCGGAGCGTATCGGTATTCAATGACGCCCTGGGAAAGCCACGCATCGCTGTAAGTGGCAGCGCTGAACACAATATAGAGCTTTCGTTGAGCGACGATGGCGAGTATGCTGTGGCCTTTGTTGTTTTGCACGTATAA